The genomic DNA TTTGGTGAGTTCCTTTGTCCTTGTTTCACTCGAATCATTGCACTGACAGTAACCAGCTACTATGCCAGAGCTCCTGGCACAAACGAACATGGACCTCCAGTCCACTAACAGATTACGGGAAGAGCTCTCCAAGCTCACAATCTGGCTGAGCAAGAGTTCAGACAAGTATTTCGCGACCAAGTACATGACCGCGAGCAATGAGTACATTGAAAAGACGCGAGGCGTTCCCAACCCGAATCCGGGGACGGCAACGTCGCGTTTGCTTTAAGACGGTCTCTTTTTATTGTTGGAGTTGCGCAATGGGAGTTTGACTTGTGGAGGATGTTTCGGTTATTTTTGATATCGTATGATTTGTGTTGGTTCTAATAATGTTGTTGTATACGGTTCAAGATTCAGCAACAGTTTAATGATGTTCACACATACAACTGTCTTTGTAACATTAGATTATTTTACTGGGAAAAATGCATCCATTTCTTATCTTATTCACGTTCTAAAAGATAATAGAAAAGTAAACATGGACACCTAATCAACCAACCTGGGCCATCAGGTGCAATCCCACTCACAATAATCGAACTAGGGAAAGATAGAAGCAAAAGAAATAAAGTCTATGCGACCAACACCCTAGCATCCTCAACTGCACACCTCGCCGCCCTCTTCAATTCCGTCTTCCAATCTGCCTCTCTCCACCTCGTCCACGCACTCAAGCCCTCCGGCGGCTGAATACTCAACGTATCATACCCCTGCGAAATAATCCGATGAACCTCCCTCGGACTCAAATTTTTCTTCCGAGATGCTGGGATCGGTGCCGCAGACTCACCCTCCCCTTCTGCAACGGCTGACTTCTCCTTATCCTCGTGGAAAAGTAGGGCGTAGAAATGCGTAGACACAGCGATCAGGGTATCAGTAGCGCCGACGTGGATGTCTTTATCGGCTGATTTCTTGTTGCTTGGTTTGAGGGAGTAGACGTCTCGGAATTTAGAGATTATGGGACCTGTTTCGACGAGTTTGTAGAAGAGGTCGTCGTAGGAGGCAGGGTCGGGAAGGAAGGTGTCACCTGCGGAGACGCAGAAGGCAACTAGGTCCACGAGAGAAGTACTGAGGGTGGTAATATGGGGGTTTGTGGTGAGGTCGGATGCGTAAGTGGTTAGAAAGCGCATtagggagaggagggtgcGCCAGAGTTCGGACCAGTGGTAGGTTAGGCGGATTTTGTTCATGGAGAGGTAGGTtaggaggcggaggaggattgCGGTTGTGTGACTGTTCTAGTTAGCTTCAGAGCTTCGCGAATGGCATATAAGAAGGGGTGGCTGTACCTGTACAGTTTTGTATCGAGGCGTCGTCGGAGGTTGTGAGAAATGGCGTCGACCATCACGTCAAAGATGACCGTAACAAGAACTCGATCGCCAACGACCAATGGGAGATATGGTTGTCTTTGGCGACACAGGCGAACCGTTCTCTTTGTGTCCTCACTGCAGAGGAGCTTGCATAGAGTGGAATCCTCGGTGAGGATGCGGAGAATAAAGAGATTGAGCTCCGCATAGTGTGACACTCTCGCGGACCGATACGCATGTTGCAATAGGTACGATGTTACAGACAAAAAGGTTGCAAATGGTGACTCCTCGTTGCTGCTTTCCGGTGCAGCGCTGATTAGATGAACGGCAAAGAGTTTGTTGGCGTTGGTAAAGTCATAGGTTGATAGGAAGATCGCCGCCTGTTGCGCAGGTCTGGTATCGTTAGCTTGGGAACGAACGGAGATTGTGAGTTTCTTACAGGTTCGCGAATAAGTCTTTAGCTTCTTCTGCGGTTGGAGGAGTCTTCTTATCCTTCGAACCGGGCTTCAGAGTTCCCAGACCAAGGTATATCAGAGAGCTGATCAAAGACCAGCCTTCAGGAGCATCGTCTTGGACAGCTACATAGCCGTTTCGTAGGGCAGCGCACGAAGTGCCGACACCCTTGACAATTTTTTGGATGCTCGACTCGTTGACAAAATCGTCGAGTCGCAGTTGATATGGATTTTGGAATTCGAATTTGTTATAGTTCGCCAGCAACCCAAGAAGGACAAACGGTTCAAACACTTGAGTCGGGGTATCAGAATCATGAACAAACTGTTCGAGTTAGTATTGGCCAAACTAGGTAAGCAGGGTGTCCTGACCTTCATAAGCGAAGGAAATAGGTCACGATGGGCAAAGTACGATACGAGACTTGTTTTGTATGCCCCACTAACCATTGCAATGGCAGTTCGAATGGCTTTCGCCCGGACGTCGACTAGATGACAGATTAGATAGAGCGCTGGTAATAAGTAGCGTCTCATCCAAGCACATACAGTTGCTCCCTTTGCGAATAATGCCATCCAACATAGATACAAACTCCGAGATGACATGGTCGACCTCATCGAGCCCCGCAAGCACGGTAATGACATCCGAACTGGGGTTGGTATACTTCTTTTTCAAGACACAGGCAAGAAAGACCGTCAAGGTCTAATTAAGAGTTTTAGAGCATGAAAAAAAGCGCAAGTTGGACAGTCAATCACGACTCACCTCTAACGCAAAGGCATCGGTGGGACTGACTCCAGAGGCAGCCTGCCGGATGGCACGAGAAAAAACCTGCTGGGTTTGCGCCTGCTTGTATAATTAGGAAGGCTGGTCCATATGGCTGTCTCATAGGAAGTCAAGTACCTGTAGGTTCAGGATGTCATCAGGGCCAAGCTGATCCAAGATTGAGTGAAGCTGCGCTCGATCTGGCGCAAGCAGGAAGAATTCCCTCCAAAAACCTTCGGATGGTTCAGCATAGTCTTCTATCTGCAAATTAGTTAGTATTCGAATATGTCATTGTTGGTTGCGCCGCTATCTAACTTACTCGGAAGAGATCCTCGTATAGTTGCACGATCTTGGGCTTGAAGGTGTCGGGTCTATATTGTTGGGTTAAGGGGGAGGCCTCCATCTTGGGCGAACATGAAGTCCCTTTATTACAGATTCCTAAACAGCGACAAGAATaatctcctcttcatcaGGATAGCAGGGACTCCTTAGGATTCTTCCGTTGAGATTGGACGATTGctgttctcttctttccagTTGGGTTCTTTTTTTGGAACTGCCACAGTTGGCGCCTTAGGTAATGCTATGCCGTTTCAGCCACACATACTAGCCACGGCACGTGCAGAGGTACAATGTATCACTACTCAGAGTACATCTTACTATTACTTTTACTCCCAACAGTCAGTAGGCGCTGTACTAGTTGTACATGTGAGGATAGGCATGTTGAAATTGAGTCATGGGCTATATCTTTCTATCGGAGCAAGGCGGTCATACGCGGGTTCGACTCACATACATACTCCCGGAGTAAAGAGACGCTGTAGAATAAGGCAGCGCTAACGCGAACAGCAGCGAATCTTCATTGATATGTCTCTTTCTGGATTATTCTCTGATAATCATATGTGAACCCAAAGAAACCCGTAACTTGTAAGGCCAATGCCCATATAAAGTGTATTCAGCAGTCATGCACACGTGATTGCGGTGGGAATAACCGGACAGAATCTCGTGGAAGCGTGCATTGGATGATTGTCAGCGATGCCACTCCTGCATGCGATCTGCTTCCCACTGACGAGCTGTTCTTCCTGTAATTTTGTATTGAATCCAATAACAGAAATATCCAGCATTAATTGGTCATCTTTGAGTAATTGCATTCCTGCAGGG from Aspergillus chevalieri M1 DNA, chromosome 1, nearly complete sequence includes the following:
- a CDS encoding ARMH3 family protein (COG:Z;~EggNog:ENOG410PGUI;~InterPro:IPR013636,IPR039868;~PFAM:PF08427;~TransMembrane:2 (o398-420i432-449o)), with protein sequence MEASPLTQQYRPDTFKPKIVQLYEDLFRIEDYAEPSEGFWREFFLLAPDRAQLHSILDQLGPDDILNLQAQTQQVFSRAIRQAASGVSPTDAFALETLTVFLACVLKKKYTNPSSDVITVLAGLDEVDHVISEFVSMLDGIIRKGSNFDVRAKAIRTAIAMVSGAYKTSLVSYFAHRDLFPSLMKFVHDSDTPTQVFEPFVLLGLLANYNKFEFQNPYQLRLDDFVNESSIQKIVKGVGTSCAALRNGYVAVQDDAPEGWSLISSLIYLGLGTLKPGSKDKKTPPTAEEAKDLFANLPAQQAAIFLSTYDFTNANKLFAVHLISAAPESSNEESPFATFLSVTSYLLQHAYRSARVSHYAELNLFILRILTEDSTLCKLLCSEDTKRTVRLCRQRQPYLPLVVGDRVLVTVIFDVMVDAISHNLRRRLDTKLYSHTTAILLRLLTYLSMNKIRLTYHWSELWRTLLSLMRFLTTYASDLTTNPHITTLSTSLVDLVAFCVSAGDTFLPDPASYDDLFYKLVETGPIISKFRDVYSLKPSNKKSADKDIHVGATDTLIAVSTHFYALLFHEDKEKSAVAEGEGESAAPIPASRKKNLSPREVHRIISQGYDTLSIQPPEGLSAWTRWREADWKTELKRAARCAVEDARVLVA